The genomic segment AATCAGCAAATGCATTTACACCTGCTGATTCAACCAAGCCAAACGGCATTAATTCCTGATCTTTTACTGTTGGAGCAGCAGCAGTCATAACAAAAGCTCAACTGGATCTACCTTACTTTCTGATTTATAAGTTTGGCTTATGTCTTGATGATATCGTTTTAAATCTTGTTCAAATAAGCCATCGTTTGCAGATCTTTCTGCATCATCATTGGAACTTTTTGCACATCAAACCTTTTTTTTATTTTAGAAATCTTTTTTTTCAAGAAAGCTGTAATGGACATAACATCGTTTAAATTGCTTCTATTAAATCGATAGACCAAAAAGATTCAATCGGTAAGAATTACCAACAAAAAATTGGGGGCTAATGCCCCCTAAACAAATTACTGCAACTTCCAAATTCTATTTTGTAAAAAGAGAGCTCTTTACTCCAGCTTGTTCCCACTTCTTAATTATTGGCCTTAGGAATGACATGGGTAGGGCAGTCAAAACTGCAAATGAAACAACAAGAATTAAGTCAGTAGTGAAATGATTTATTCCAAGATCTGTTCCAGCAAGCCATAACCAAGGAAATGCAGAAACGAATAAAGTAGTTAACATAGATTCTCTTCAATTAATCCAAATCATATAATTAAATTCTGTTCATTTTATTCATTACTTCGTAAAAATTATCACAATCTGTTCTCATCATCAGGAATGGATTTACTTGGACTAGAACACTCCTGGAATAATTTGTCCAGTAATTGCATATGCACCAATGCCAGAGATAACTCCAATCATGGCAGCCCAGCCGTTATATTTTTCAGCCTTGTCTGCATTGAAATTCGAGGAAAACCATTGATTGATTGTTTCTTTCATTTGTTCATTAAACTTTTAACTCAAGAGTAATAAAAAATCATATAAATTCAGTCGCAATAGCTACATCCATAAGTCAGTAGTAGTTATTACAGCTATAAATAATTCATATGACTACTTTATTATGGTAATAAAGTAGTCATTATAAAGTAGACAGTTTAGACTTAACTTAAATTGAAAAAGTAATTCTTAAGGAATCATTTAATATGATTTGCTTTTGTTGGTGATTTTATTAAGTGAAATTAAGGCTAAGTCATAAGAAGATAAACCAACCTGATTTACAAAAGAATCAAGATTAACTATTTTTTTTTGTTAGTAATAATTACTTTTGGGATTTCCATTCAAATTTCCTATGTATATTTTTACTAAAAGCTAAATTTATGTGCTTTCAATAGACATAAAGACACTTTAATAAGTGTTCGTTACTAACAACTATAATTTTAGTTGCTAGTAAATCTGATTTAAAACTCAGAACTTCTAACTAAAAAAAATAATTGTTCATCTCAAAATGATTCATCAGTTACCTCTTGATTTTTTGTTTTTTTCCTTTTTGTTTTTTGAAGCTTATAACCAAACTCAATGAGTTGATGATATGTCAATTTAGTTTGCAGAGCACTTAAAGAGAGACGTTTTTCATCATCTTTTTGAAGATAAAAATTTCCTCTATTATTATTATTTGTCTCAATAGTAATAAACTCTTTTCCTTTCTTAAGAATCCAAGGCTCTTTTAAATAATTATCGTCCCCCTCTTTCAGATCCCATGGAACTGGTACTGACTTTTTCTTTAATGGCATTCTAAAAAATTACACCCCATATTTTTTATTTTACACTCAAATCATGAGATAATCCAGTTAACGCTATTAATGCTCCAAACTATTGTGATAATAACGAGTATCTAGTCGTATGGAAATTAGATTTTTATTAGTATTTACGAAGGCTTATTTAGACCCATCTTTTTCTTGGACACTATTAATTTAGAGGTTATTGCATTTAGCCTGTTCTCATATTCTCTTTATCTGTGGATTTAAATTTTTAAATCTCATCGCCTCGGAGGAAACAACCATCAAGAACTCGTGATGGAATTTATAAAAATACTGAAACTAATACGTCATTAGCGATAGTAAAAAATTTAGTCCTAACAGCTATATTTTTACTTTTGCCTAAATCTCTTCACTACACTTGAATTAATCGTAAGATTCACAAATCATTATAAATACACAGAAAATTTTACTGTCGAACTTTGAAAGGTTTGATGGTTATGAGATGGCCAGTAAAAAGTACATAGTTCCTAAAACCGAACAAACATCTAACACACTCTCAAAACCTTCAAGACAGAATAATTAAGTGTTGGATTAATACCAACTAGAGATAGGAATGGTGTCCTGTATACCACCCTTCCTCTTCTCGCTAAATATTTATAGCATTTATTTTGAATGAGAAGCCATCACAACAGCAAATTGAATTTCTCACATGCACCTTACAAAAAAAAATCTGCGCTAAATAATGTAGATAGAGAGATAAGAATGGGTGAAATTAGGCTCAAATATGTGCAACTTATGAGAGATGCTCATTCGTTTCTAGGAGACGAAGATGCAAATATTTTGATCAAAGAATCAAAGGATATATGGGACAACCTTAGTAATTCAAAAGGGTTAGAAGTTTAAATATCTTTGCAAAATAGTTAGTTGAGATAAACAATGAACGCGAACAATCTGTTGTTTCAATAAGAAAAAGTGGCATGATTAGTTCATGAACCGTTTAGATGAACTAAAAGCTTTACTTAATAGCTTTTTCAACAGGGAAGAACCTAACAGAAGAGAGATGAAAAGAGTTTTTCAATGGAGAAGGTATCTTGACTGGAAAAATTTAACGCCAGAAGAGAAGCTCTCGACTAAAAGATTTTTATTCATCCCTGTATTTGCTTATCTAATAATTGAGATCTTTAATAAGAATTTTTCATTGATTGTTCTATTCCTTATTGGTTATGTGATTTATAAGAAATTTGAAAGAGGGAGTATTGTAAAAAAGTAAATTATTCTGCGTCTAAAGCAATAAAAAGGCCTCTTCCGTAATGACAGAGAAGAGGCCTTTTTTTATTTGATTTGAAAGGTAGGACTATACAATTCCTGGGATGATCCAGCCTGTAATTCCGTAATTAATGACTGCTGCAAAGAAGCCCATCATCGCTAGACGACCGTTCATTTGCTCTGCTGTTTTCCAGTAGTTAGTTTCTTTGTTCATTACACAACACCTGGGATAATTTGACCTGTTGTTAGATATGCACCGATGAGTGCCCAGCATCCAACAAAAGCTGCGTAGCCATTGAGTCTTTCTGCAATGACTTTGCCTTCTTCTACTCTTGGAGTTTCAGTCGTTTGGTTTTTCATTAAACAACACCTGGGATAAGTTGACCGGTTGTTAGGTAGATACCTGTTAGAAGAACGAATGCCATCATGGCTGGTCTGCCGATGCTTCTTTCTAGGATTGTTTTGTTAGATGGTTGCATTGTTTTTAATAGTTACTTATTAGTAGTTATTGGTTTAGAAAATTCCAGGAATGATTTGACCTGTTGTGAAGTATGAAACCAAAAGGCTGACCATCCCGATCATTGCCCAACGGCCATTTGTCTTCTCAGCTTCTTCTGGATAGCTGGTGTAGTCCTCTACAAGCTGTGGCTGTGTTTCACGGCCAAAGATGTTTTGCTTGCCGTACTCAGTGATTACCTGAGAAGAAGCTGCGTTGGAAGAAGTTGTCATTACTGGGATTGCGTTGATGTGAATGAATGTAAAGTATGAATTTTCTAAATGAAAGATACGGTCGGGTACGGCTTCTTCTAATAATCAATAAAAATAAGTCTCAAACACTAAATACAACAACTACTTAGAGAGATATTGATCCAATGATTAGATCTATTGATGACTCTAATAAGTATAAATAGCCCGAACTGGATAGCCCTACTTCAACCGTCCTACTACTATTAAAAGCTTCTATTATGTTTTATTCATCTTTTTTAAATCTACTAAACCAGACTTTTAGTCATGCTTGCAATCAACAAAACTACTGCTGCAAAACTAATCATTCTCTGGAATCTTCCTGCACTACTTTTATTAGCTAGTGCTTATGAAGTTGGTACTACCGTATTTGCTTAACTCACAATGACATCATCTAAAAACAGCCCAAAAAATTGGTCCGAGTGGAACAACGCGAAGCATTTCACTGATTATTCAAGAGATTCAGGCACAGGCAAATTTGTTCGCTTTACGATTGCTGCCTTACTCTTCGTTCCTGTTGGGTTCCTTGCTTACATGACAACGATCTAGGTTATTAAAGCAACCTAAAACAATTGATTGAATATTTTGCTTCTACTAACCGTAACAGATAAAGTTTTAATTACCACTTAAAAGGAAGCGTCTACAAATTATTTATCTCTTTGTTCGAGGAGGTTCCCCATTGACATGAGAGTTCACATTCAGTCAATTTTGTTTGTTCAAGACGACTTAATATCCTAGCCATATCGACAGAGGAGAGACTTCCATCAGTATTCCATTTGAGAGTTGTTTTACGCTGAAATGGGATTTTCTCCTTTGTTTGTCCAGAAGGAAGAAATTTAATAGTATTGTTTTCGATAAAATCTAAAAATGATTTAGCACTGTGTAGGTCCCCAGTGTAAGTGCATTGATTTGCAGAACAAGCTCTAAAGATTCGGCCCGACAATCCATCTAAGCAATGAATTGATCCACCATTAACAGTTACATGGAAAGGTTTTCTAAGCGACATAGCTAGTACTCCATTCCTACAATGACAAGCATTTTTGTATCAACCATTACAAAATGACAATAAGTCTTAATGCTCAATCAGTCATTCCAGGCAATATCACCAAATTCCTAGTCAGCTCTGTATGAACTTATTTGCTCTAGATATTTAATCGTTATATATTTATTTTTGCAGCGCTGCGCTGAAAAATTGTCGAAGCTGTTGATCATACTTGGGCAACAAACTGCAAGAGACTATTCAATCTATCCTTTTATTTGTAGTAATTCACAAGATCAACAATAAGAACAGCCAAAAGAACTCCTCCAAGAATGAAGGGCAGAAAAGGATATTTGGCTGAGAGAGTGCTTATAAAACCAGCTTTCTTTTCCTTTTGCTTTATCTTCTTTTCTCTAGGAGGTAATCCCAACTCTTTTCTTCTTTTGGCTTCTCCCATATTTAGTAAAAAAAGGTCTGATGCTCCAAGATAATTCAACTTTGAAACTAAGCCTAAAAAAAATAAGAAACTCTACTTTTATTAAAGTATTAGAAAGACATCTTTAATGGTGATTTTAATATCAGTTTAATTAGGGTAACTCTAAAAGGTTCTTAATACTTAGAGATCTTCCCAAGTATAACCGTCGTAATTTTTGAGCCATTTGATTTAGATCTTTATAAGACCATATTTTTGTCTTTGTCTGATCTAAAAAATTTTTATTAGCAAGTGTCATATATTGAATAGATTTTGAGTAATGTAATATATGCCTCTTGTGTAATTTAGGCTTCTCAACCTCAGGCCACTTATCATCTACAAAAGATGATATCCAGACCTATCGATTAGCAGATATAAATCATTATCTATCTATGTAAAAATTTTTCTTCTCCCAATAAAGGCAAAGAAAAAAATCTCCCAATATTGAAGTAACGACTAAAAATATTTACATGTATAAATGGTATCAGCGTAAACCGATAAAAGGGCTAAGTTGACAATCTTATCAACTCATGAATTTCATCTATAACTGATATTTTAAACGATTTTGTTCTATTCCTTCCTTAGGTTTTAATAATCAATATTTGATTGCCTATTCCTTTTTAATTCACCTCTTTTCTTCTTTGACTCAATTCTCCTCCTCTGTGATGAGCGAGTAGGTATTGTCTCCCTTCTTGTCTTTGGAGGTGGCTTTAAAAGATCTCGTAAGGTTGAAGTAAGTCTATTTATAGCTAATTGTCTATTTTGATATTGTGTTCTTTTATCTTGAACAGCTATACAAATACAACCATTAGAAAGCTTGACTTCATCCTGAATTGAGATTCTAAATTTCTGGTATGGAGTTAAAGTTTTTGATTCAGATACGTTAAATACAATTTCAGCTCGACTGTCTGCCTTATTTACGTTCTGTCCACCAGCTCCTGATGATCTAGAGAATCTCCACTTTATTTCATTACCTGGTATTTCAAGATTAGAATTAATCCTAAGATTCATTTGTCTACTTTATCCAGCCAATCGAAGTGAGCTCATTTCTAATGGATTAGGCTTTTTGGGTTCTTTAATCTCATTCGGAGAAAAGAAAATGGATGACTGAGCATTGGTTACCTCTCGACATTTTTTATTAGGGCCACAAACAAATAAATATGTATCCACATCAACACTTGCATCTGGAAGCTTTATGCAAGTAGCTCCGAAGTTCTTTTCAAGCAATACCCACATTTTCTTTTTATCTATACATTCTTGGAAGAGGTCATTAGGATTATTTTCACTAATAACACCTCTTACATTTAAAACAAAATAACGATTAATAAAAATTTCTTTTGCTTTAATTTCAGACTCTTTGCTAGATATTCGTGCCATATAATGGCAGTCATCTAAAACGTATTCCTGACTATCTAATTTAGATAGTATCCATCCAATATCTTTCGAACTTACCCCTTTCTCAATAAGAAAAAATTCGAATGCTCGTTTATCAGTAGGACCTCTCCCCATTTAAAAGGTTCCAACAATTTGTTATTGATTATGACACATAGAACTAATTTGGTTCAATAAACATCACCCTCAAAACGTTTACAAACGAATTAGTTCTTTAAATAAAAAAACGAGCACTTTCATCA from the Prochlorococcus marinus str. NATL2A genome contains:
- a CDS encoding chlorophyll a/b-binding protein, with the protein product MNKETNYWKTAEQMNGRLAMMGFFAAVINYGITGWIIPGIV
- a CDS encoding high light inducible protein, with translation MKNQTTETPRVEEGKVIAERLNGYAAFVGCWALIGAYLTTGQIIPGVV
- a CDS encoding high light inducible protein, which translates into the protein MQPSNKTILERSIGRPAMMAFVLLTGIYLTTGQLIPGVV
- a CDS encoding high light inducible protein; this translates as MTTSSNAASSQVITEYGKQNIFGRETQPQLVEDYTSYPEEAEKTNGRWAMIGMVSLLVSYFTTGQIIPGIF
- the arfB gene encoding alternative ribosome rescue aminoacyl-tRNA hydrolase ArfB; translation: MNLRINSNLEIPGNEIKWRFSRSSGAGGQNVNKADSRAEIVFNVSESKTLTPYQKFRISIQDEVKLSNGCICIAVQDKRTQYQNRQLAINRLTSTLRDLLKPPPKTRRETIPTRSSQRRRIESKKKRGELKRNRQSNIDY